The following are encoded together in the Kribbella voronezhensis genome:
- a CDS encoding thiolase family protein — translation MKSAYLLDAVRTPVGKLGGALSGGRPDDLAAVTLQELLLRNPGLDPATVEDIFLGNANGAGEENRDVARMAALLAGFPTSTPGTTVNRLCGSGLEAAIQAARAIETGDAKLVIAGGVESMSRAPWVLPKPDRAFPHGSVTAESTSLGWRLINPRMPTEWTISLGEATELLAERYHVEREAQDLFALESHEKAGKAWAAGRFEDEVVPWEHLAPILPRGAGALERDESIRDGGTPEVMAKLRPAFKEGGTVTAGNSSTLNDGASAVLIADEATAQGLGIAPLARIVSRAVHGVEPQYFGIGPVEASRKALAKAGIGWDDLTLVELNEAYAAQSLACLGEWPELDREKVNVNGGAIALGHPLGSSGTRILTTLAHELRRRGGGYGLATLCIGVGQGLAMVIEA, via the coding sequence ATGAAATCCGCCTACCTGCTGGACGCCGTGCGGACGCCTGTCGGGAAGCTTGGGGGCGCGTTGTCCGGGGGGCGGCCGGACGACCTGGCGGCCGTGACGTTGCAGGAGCTCCTCCTCCGCAACCCCGGGCTCGACCCTGCGACGGTCGAGGACATCTTCCTCGGCAACGCCAACGGCGCCGGTGAAGAGAATCGCGATGTCGCCCGGATGGCGGCCCTGCTGGCCGGCTTCCCGACGAGCACTCCCGGTACGACGGTCAACCGGCTCTGCGGCTCCGGACTGGAGGCAGCGATCCAGGCGGCCCGCGCGATCGAGACCGGCGACGCGAAGCTGGTGATCGCCGGCGGCGTGGAGTCGATGAGCCGGGCACCGTGGGTCCTACCCAAGCCGGACAGGGCGTTCCCGCACGGAAGCGTCACCGCGGAGTCGACCTCACTCGGCTGGCGACTGATCAACCCGCGGATGCCGACGGAGTGGACGATCTCCCTCGGCGAGGCGACCGAACTACTGGCCGAGCGCTATCACGTCGAGCGCGAGGCGCAGGACCTCTTCGCGCTGGAGAGCCACGAGAAGGCCGGAAAGGCTTGGGCAGCCGGCAGATTCGAGGACGAGGTCGTTCCGTGGGAGCACCTGGCGCCCATCCTCCCCCGAGGAGCCGGCGCCCTGGAACGGGACGAGTCGATCCGCGACGGCGGCACCCCTGAGGTGATGGCGAAGCTCAGGCCGGCCTTCAAAGAGGGCGGCACGGTGACGGCCGGAAACTCGTCGACACTGAACGACGGAGCTTCCGCAGTACTGATTGCCGATGAGGCGACAGCGCAGGGGCTCGGGATCGCGCCGCTGGCGCGGATCGTCAGCCGGGCGGTGCACGGGGTCGAACCCCAGTACTTCGGGATCGGTCCGGTCGAGGCGTCGCGCAAGGCACTGGCCAAGGCCGGGATCGGCTGGGACGACCTGACGCTCGTCGAACTCAACGAGGCGTATGCGGCGCAAAGCCTTGCCTGCTTGGGGGAATGGCCCGAGCTGGACCGCGAGAAGGTGAACGTGAACGGCGGAGCGATCGCGCTGGGGCATCCCCTCGGCAGCTCCGGTACCAGGATTCTGACCACGCTCGCGCACGAGTTGCGCCGGCGTGGTGGCGGCTACGGCCTGGCGACGCTGTGCATCGGCGTCGGCCAAGGCCTCGCGATGGTCATCGAGGCATGA
- a CDS encoding intradiol ring-cleavage dioxygenase, with protein MRSNWMDLEGKDLTDAVVASFDGSPDDRTKVVMGALVRHLHAFAREVDLTEEEWFKGIDFLTRTGHKSTGTRQEFVLLSDVLGLSMLTVGLANRTPPGVTESTVFGPFFVEGSPEIELGGDLSNGAPGQPCLVSGRVLDTEGRPIAGALVETWQADEDGFYDVQKDTDGPQNRGHLTTDAAGNYSFWAVRPVAYPIPDDGPVGELLRAGGRGPMRPAHIHFMVTAPGFSRLITHVFAAGDEHLHDDAVFGVKDSLIAEFTEHPAGTAPDGRELQQPFSTVRYDLVVATTEETHAL; from the coding sequence ATGAGGAGCAACTGGATGGACCTGGAAGGCAAAGACCTGACCGACGCGGTGGTGGCGAGCTTCGACGGCAGCCCCGATGACCGCACCAAGGTCGTGATGGGCGCGCTGGTCCGGCACCTGCACGCGTTCGCCCGGGAAGTCGATCTGACCGAGGAGGAATGGTTCAAGGGCATCGACTTCCTCACCCGAACCGGACACAAGTCGACCGGCACCCGGCAGGAATTCGTCCTGCTGTCCGACGTGCTGGGCCTGTCGATGCTGACCGTCGGACTCGCCAACCGGACTCCGCCGGGCGTCACCGAGTCGACCGTCTTCGGGCCCTTCTTCGTCGAGGGATCGCCGGAGATCGAACTCGGCGGCGATTTGTCCAACGGGGCTCCCGGACAGCCGTGCCTGGTGAGCGGGCGGGTCCTGGACACCGAGGGCCGGCCGATCGCGGGTGCACTGGTGGAGACCTGGCAGGCCGACGAAGACGGCTTCTACGACGTACAGAAGGACACCGACGGCCCGCAGAACCGTGGGCATCTGACAACGGATGCCGCGGGCAACTATTCGTTCTGGGCGGTCCGCCCGGTCGCCTACCCGATCCCCGACGACGGACCCGTCGGCGAGTTGCTCCGGGCCGGCGGTCGCGGACCGATGCGGCCTGCGCACATCCACTTCATGGTGACCGCGCCTGGGTTCTCCCGGCTGATCACACATGTGTTCGCGGCCGGGGACGAGCATCTGCACGACGACGCCGTGTTCGGCGTGAAGGACTCGCTGATCGCCGAGTTCACCGAGCATCCGGCCGGGACCGCTCCGGACGGCCGTGAGCTCCAGCAGCCTTTCAGCACGGTCCGGTACGACCTCGTGGTCGCCACCACCGAGGAGACTCACGCGCTATGA
- a CDS encoding YdcF family protein produces the protein MGVRRATACGVGGTILLLLWGEYEHWRASHRRLRSADVGVAGSGRGVEAVVVLGFRNAGARINAVNRWRVRVGLRSQRADGPTRLVVCGGPIGGAVSEAELMACYAREVRGYQGELALDTTSRSTWENVQNAIPLIEDATRIKIVSHSLHAEKARAYLRRLRPDLADRVVRGDDYRFGEWILAKPFLAALGKRNLSSVDRAQLNGGIVRPTAVSLGDPLESE, from the coding sequence ATGGGTGTCCGGCGAGCGACCGCCTGCGGTGTGGGTGGAACGATCCTGCTCCTGCTCTGGGGCGAATACGAACACTGGCGCGCCTCTCATCGCCGCCTGCGCTCCGCCGATGTCGGAGTGGCTGGGTCTGGCCGCGGGGTCGAGGCTGTTGTGGTGTTGGGGTTTCGGAATGCTGGGGCGCGGATCAATGCGGTGAATCGGTGGCGGGTGCGGGTGGGTCTTCGGTCTCAGCGGGCGGATGGACCGACTCGGCTGGTGGTGTGCGGAGGGCCGATCGGCGGCGCAGTATCCGAGGCTGAGTTGATGGCTTGTTATGCGAGAGAAGTACGCGGTTACCAGGGCGAGCTTGCGCTGGACACGACCAGCCGGAGCACCTGGGAGAACGTTCAGAACGCGATCCCGTTGATCGAGGACGCGACCCGGATCAAGATCGTCTCTCATTCCCTCCATGCCGAGAAGGCGCGCGCCTACCTGCGCCGACTGCGCCCCGACCTGGCCGACCGCGTGGTCCGCGGCGATGACTACCGCTTCGGCGAATGGATCCTTGCCAAGCCATTCCTCGCTGCCCTCGGCAAACGCAACCTCTCCTCCGTCGACCGCGCTCAGTTGAACGGCGGGATCGTCAGGCCTACGGCTGTCAGCTTGGGAGATCCTCTTGAGTCGGAGTGA
- a CDS encoding IclR family transcriptional regulator domain-containing protein, whose amino-acid sequence MAAEASMGTFLQGLERGLAVIRAFSADAPSLTLSEVARDVGITPATARRILLTLEELGYVRSDGRRFSLTPRVLALGWAYLSSLDLGDIAGPFMEELSAKTRESCSIATLDLPDIVYVARVPTSRIMTVALGVGARLPAYATSMGRVLLAGLPEEELSAYLESLEAEAHTEHTVTSADELREVVARAGVDGYALVDQELELGLRSIAVPIRDSRGRPVAALNVSAHASRTSRAALRSDVLHPLQECAESISTALRRRGRI is encoded by the coding sequence ATGGCTGCTGAGGCGTCTATGGGGACTTTCCTGCAGGGGCTCGAGCGTGGGCTGGCGGTGATCCGGGCGTTCTCGGCGGATGCGCCGTCGCTGACGCTGAGCGAAGTGGCCAGAGATGTGGGCATCACTCCGGCCACTGCCCGGCGGATCTTGCTGACGCTGGAAGAGCTCGGCTATGTGCGCAGCGACGGGCGGCGGTTCTCGCTGACGCCGCGGGTGCTGGCGCTGGGCTGGGCGTACCTGTCATCCCTGGACCTCGGCGACATCGCCGGCCCGTTCATGGAGGAGCTGAGCGCCAAGACGCGGGAGTCGTGCTCGATAGCGACGCTGGACCTGCCCGACATCGTCTACGTCGCCCGGGTGCCCACCAGCCGGATCATGACGGTCGCGCTGGGCGTGGGGGCGCGCCTCCCGGCGTACGCGACTTCTATGGGGCGAGTGCTGCTCGCGGGGCTGCCGGAGGAGGAGCTGTCCGCGTACCTGGAGTCACTGGAGGCTGAGGCGCATACGGAGCACACGGTGACGTCGGCAGACGAGCTGCGGGAGGTGGTGGCCCGCGCCGGGGTCGACGGGTATGCGCTGGTGGATCAGGAGCTGGAGCTGGGACTGCGGTCGATCGCAGTACCGATCAGAGACTCCCGTGGCCGACCGGTGGCCGCACTGAACGTCTCGGCCCACGCATCCCGAACGTCACGAGCAGCCCTCCGTTCCGACGTACTGCACCCTCTACAGGAGTGCGCGGAAAGCATCAGCACCGCGCTACGCCGCCGCGGCCGGATCTGA
- a CDS encoding CoA transferase subunit A → MTVPLADAIAEHVHDGDTVALEGFTHLIPFAAAHEIARQGRRQLTLVRMTPDLVYDQLIGLGVADKLVFSYGGNPGVGSLHRLRDAVENHWPHRLAVQEHSHAGLANAYSAGAARLPFAVLRGYRGTDLEEQRDIISRVTCPFTGEELAAVRAVNPDVTVIHAQLADRDGNVMLWGITGVQREAALAAKRAIVTVEEVVDNFPEHTGAVILPNWVLAAVCVVPNGAWPSYAAGYSVRDNDFYLEWDKISRDREAFLDWAAANGLPAGKEDTHV, encoded by the coding sequence ATGACAGTTCCGCTGGCTGATGCCATTGCCGAGCACGTGCACGACGGCGACACCGTCGCGCTCGAAGGCTTCACGCACCTGATCCCGTTCGCCGCAGCCCACGAGATCGCGCGGCAGGGGCGGCGGCAGCTGACCCTGGTGCGGATGACGCCGGACCTGGTGTACGACCAGCTGATCGGTCTGGGCGTCGCTGACAAGCTGGTGTTCTCCTACGGCGGCAACCCGGGCGTCGGCTCGCTCCACCGGCTTCGCGACGCGGTGGAGAACCACTGGCCGCACCGACTCGCAGTACAGGAGCACAGCCACGCAGGGCTCGCCAATGCGTACTCCGCCGGAGCCGCCCGCCTGCCCTTCGCCGTACTGCGCGGCTACCGCGGCACGGATCTCGAGGAGCAGCGCGACATCATCTCCCGGGTCACCTGCCCGTTCACCGGAGAGGAGCTGGCCGCCGTACGCGCTGTGAACCCGGACGTCACGGTGATCCACGCACAGCTCGCGGACCGCGATGGCAACGTGATGCTCTGGGGTATCACCGGCGTGCAGCGAGAAGCGGCGTTGGCGGCCAAGCGCGCGATCGTCACGGTGGAGGAAGTGGTCGACAACTTCCCAGAGCACACCGGCGCGGTGATTCTGCCGAACTGGGTGCTGGCAGCTGTTTGCGTGGTACCGAACGGCGCCTGGCCTTCGTATGCGGCCGGCTACTCGGTGCGCGACAACGACTTCTATCTGGAGTGGGACAAGATCTCCCGCGATCGCGAGGCCTTCCTGGACTGGGCTGCCGCCAACGGGCTTCCCGCGGGGAAAGAGGACACGCATGTCTGA
- a CDS encoding CoA-transferase subunit beta: MSDWDSADMMNVAAARELKNGDVCLVGVGPPNLAANLARRTHAPNCRLVYESGAIDAKPRRLPLSIGDDDLAATAIAVVSVPEMFNFWVGAGRIDVGFLGAAQIDRFGNINTTVIGSHAHPTTRLPGAGGAPEIAAAAGRVIVIVKQSPRTFVEQVDFVSSVGYGPTGRERRTPNGDDRIAGPAGTGPTAASPMGAGPMGAGPTGAGPMGTGPTGAGPMGTGLTGAGPMGAGLTGAGLTGDGPRGAGPTLVITDYGVLEPDPETNELTMTRLHQGVTVEAAREATGWQLKVADGIQDVPPPTETELAALRSLRNRETADA, from the coding sequence ATGTCTGACTGGGACAGCGCCGACATGATGAATGTCGCCGCGGCACGTGAGCTGAAGAACGGCGACGTCTGTCTGGTCGGGGTCGGACCACCCAACCTGGCGGCGAATCTGGCCCGGCGGACACACGCGCCGAACTGCCGGCTGGTCTACGAGTCGGGCGCGATCGACGCGAAGCCCAGGCGGCTGCCGCTGTCGATCGGGGACGACGATCTGGCCGCGACCGCGATCGCGGTGGTGTCCGTCCCCGAGATGTTCAATTTCTGGGTGGGCGCCGGGCGGATCGACGTCGGGTTCCTGGGGGCCGCGCAGATCGACCGGTTCGGCAACATCAACACGACCGTCATCGGAAGCCACGCCCATCCGACCACCAGGCTGCCCGGTGCGGGTGGCGCGCCGGAGATAGCGGCCGCGGCGGGCCGGGTGATCGTGATCGTGAAGCAGTCGCCACGGACGTTCGTCGAACAGGTCGACTTCGTCTCCTCGGTCGGCTACGGCCCGACCGGCCGAGAGCGTCGCACCCCCAACGGCGATGACCGGATCGCCGGTCCAGCCGGCACCGGGCCAACCGCCGCCAGTCCGATGGGCGCCGGGCCGATGGGTGCCGGGCCAACGGGCGCCGGGCCGATGGGTACCGGGCCAACGGGCGCCGGGCCGATGGGTACCGGGCTAACGGGCGCCGGGCCGATGGGTGCTGGGCTAACGGGTGCCGGGCTAACGGGTGACGGGCCGAGGGGTGCTGGGCCGACCTTGGTGATCACCGATTACGGCGTACTGGAGCCGGATCCGGAGACCAACGAGTTGACGATGACGCGCCTGCATCAAGGCGTGACCGTCGAGGCTGCTCGCGAAGCGACCGGCTGGCAGCTGAAGGTTGCCGACGGCATCCAAGACGTCCCTCCCCCGACCGAGACCGAACTGGCCGCCCTGCGCAGCCTCCGCAACCGGGAGACCGCCGATGCCTGA
- the fbaA gene encoding class II fructose-bisphosphate aldolase has translation MPIATPEVYAEMLDKAKQNSFAYPAINVSSSQTLTAAIRGFAEAGSDGIVQVSTGGAEYLSGSTVKNMVTGSVALAAYAHEVAKNYNVNIALHTDHCPKDKLDGFVRPLLEISAERVARGENPLFQSHMWDGSAVPLEENLEIAKELLAKAAAAKIVLEIEVGVVGGEEDGVANEINEKLYTTVEDGLATVEALGTGEHGRYLTALTFGNVHGVYKPGSVKLRPEILKQIQDQVGAKVGKERPFDLVFHGGSGSTLEEIRAAVDHGVIKMNVDTDTQYAFSRPVAGHMFTNYDGVLKIDGEVGNKKAYDPRAWGKAAEAGMAKRVAEACENLRSTGTSLLA, from the coding sequence ATGCCTATTGCCACCCCTGAGGTCTACGCCGAGATGCTGGACAAGGCCAAGCAGAACAGCTTCGCCTACCCGGCCATCAACGTCAGCTCGTCGCAGACGCTGACCGCCGCGATCCGCGGTTTCGCCGAGGCGGGCTCGGACGGCATCGTCCAGGTCTCCACCGGCGGCGCGGAGTACCTGTCCGGCTCGACCGTGAAGAACATGGTCACCGGTTCGGTCGCGCTGGCGGCGTACGCGCACGAGGTCGCGAAGAACTACAACGTGAACATCGCGCTGCACACCGACCACTGCCCCAAGGACAAGCTGGACGGCTTCGTCCGGCCGCTGCTGGAGATCTCCGCCGAGCGGGTCGCCCGCGGCGAGAACCCGCTGTTCCAGTCGCACATGTGGGACGGTTCCGCGGTGCCGCTGGAGGAGAACCTCGAGATCGCCAAGGAGCTGCTGGCCAAGGCCGCCGCGGCCAAGATCGTGCTCGAGATCGAGGTGGGCGTCGTCGGTGGTGAGGAGGACGGCGTCGCGAACGAGATCAACGAGAAGCTCTACACCACCGTCGAGGACGGCCTGGCCACGGTCGAGGCGCTCGGCACCGGCGAGCACGGCCGCTACCTGACCGCGCTGACCTTCGGCAACGTGCACGGCGTCTACAAGCCGGGCTCGGTGAAGCTGCGGCCGGAGATCCTCAAGCAGATCCAGGACCAGGTCGGCGCCAAGGTCGGCAAGGAGCGTCCGTTCGACCTCGTCTTCCACGGTGGCTCCGGCTCGACGCTGGAAGAGATCCGGGCAGCGGTCGACCACGGCGTGATCAAGATGAACGTCGACACCGACACGCAGTACGCGTTCTCTCGTCCGGTCGCCGGGCACATGTTCACCAACTACGACGGTGTGCTGAAGATCGACGGCGAGGTCGGCAACAAGAAGGCCTACGACCCGCGCGCCTGGGGCAAGGCCGCCGAGGCGGGCATGGCCAAGCGCGTAGCCGAGGCCTGCGAGAACCTCCGCTCCACCGGCACCTCCCTCCTCGCCTGA
- a CDS encoding maleylacetate reductase, producing MPEPFVHVGLPSRIVLGPGALDNVPNEVDLLKIAKVLLIATKSVRNEADLLELALQDRFAGRIDGVKQHVPAERAEAARAKAREVDATGIIAIGGGSAIGLAKAIALTSQLPIIAIPTTYAGSEMTPVWGETADGDKTTGTDLAVLPKTVVYDPLLSRRLPLDITAASVANALAHCVEATWTAKADPITEVTAVEGVRALREGLQAVLTMPTDLDARSNLLYGASLAGSALASAGTGIHHKLCHLLGGAYNLPHAETHAAVLPQVARHKAIGRAKQRLEAALKAEDLAAGLFDLFTEARVPTSLKELGLTEDQARDAADRFAAAHPEEDKKVITDILLRAWSGTRPEGGTR from the coding sequence ATGCCTGAGCCCTTCGTACACGTCGGACTGCCGAGCCGGATCGTGCTCGGCCCTGGCGCGTTGGACAATGTCCCGAACGAGGTGGACCTGCTCAAGATCGCCAAAGTGCTGTTGATCGCCACGAAATCGGTGCGCAACGAGGCGGATCTGCTCGAACTTGCATTGCAGGACCGGTTCGCCGGCCGCATCGACGGAGTGAAGCAGCACGTCCCGGCGGAGCGAGCGGAGGCTGCTCGCGCCAAAGCCAGAGAGGTTGATGCAACGGGCATCATCGCGATCGGCGGCGGTTCGGCGATCGGCCTGGCGAAGGCGATCGCGCTGACCTCCCAGCTGCCGATCATCGCGATCCCGACCACCTACGCCGGTTCTGAGATGACACCGGTGTGGGGCGAGACGGCAGACGGCGACAAGACGACGGGCACCGACCTCGCAGTACTGCCGAAGACCGTTGTCTACGATCCGTTGCTGAGTCGGCGACTCCCCCTCGACATCACCGCTGCCAGCGTCGCCAACGCGTTGGCCCACTGTGTCGAAGCGACCTGGACTGCCAAGGCCGACCCGATCACCGAAGTCACCGCGGTAGAAGGAGTCCGGGCTCTCCGCGAAGGCCTGCAAGCCGTCCTCACCATGCCGACGGATTTAGATGCCCGCAGCAACCTTCTGTACGGCGCCTCGCTGGCCGGCTCGGCTTTGGCTAGTGCGGGGACCGGGATCCACCACAAGCTCTGCCACCTGCTCGGGGGCGCCTACAACCTGCCCCACGCCGAGACGCATGCCGCTGTCCTTCCGCAGGTCGCGCGACACAAGGCGATCGGACGGGCGAAGCAAAGACTCGAAGCCGCACTCAAGGCCGAGGACCTGGCCGCTGGACTCTTCGACCTGTTCACCGAGGCGCGGGTGCCGACCAGCCTGAAAGAGCTCGGATTGACCGAGGACCAGGCTCGCGACGCAGCCGACAGGTTCGCGGCAGCCCATCCCGAGGAGGACAAGAAGGTCATCACCGACATCCTCCTGCGCGCTTGGTCGGGTACCAGACCTGAAGGAGGCACCCGATGA
- a CDS encoding GntR family transcriptional regulator, translating to MVATKRAQVRSVLERLIDVELHPGDPIPSERALVDKLNVSRVTVRQAISDLVESGALERVHGKGTFVTGPQVDSQLHLTSFSREMRARGLEPGTVVLSATEIEASDETAKGLRVPKGTKVIRVERLRTADASPMAYEIGYYPSALFPGLLGRELGTLYDVFASEYDVVVTSGEQTVRADNADGHVARVLGVARRAPLLVLERTTFAGRKVVELSWSAYRADRYRLHMALTPRGPRTGSA from the coding sequence ATGGTGGCTACCAAGCGGGCCCAGGTCCGATCGGTGCTCGAACGGCTGATCGACGTCGAGCTGCACCCGGGTGACCCGATCCCCTCCGAGCGTGCCCTGGTGGACAAACTGAACGTCTCCCGGGTCACCGTCCGGCAGGCGATCAGTGACCTGGTCGAGTCCGGCGCGCTGGAGCGCGTGCACGGCAAGGGCACCTTCGTCACCGGTCCTCAGGTCGACTCGCAGCTGCACCTCACCTCGTTCTCCCGGGAGATGCGGGCCCGCGGGCTCGAGCCGGGCACGGTGGTGCTGTCGGCGACCGAGATCGAGGCCTCCGACGAGACGGCCAAGGGCCTGCGCGTTCCGAAGGGCACCAAGGTGATCCGGGTCGAGCGGCTGCGCACCGCCGACGCCTCGCCGATGGCGTACGAGATCGGCTACTACCCGTCCGCGCTCTTCCCCGGCCTGCTCGGCCGCGAGCTCGGCACCCTGTACGACGTCTTCGCCAGCGAGTACGACGTCGTCGTCACCTCGGGTGAGCAGACCGTCCGGGCGGACAACGCCGACGGTCATGTCGCCCGGGTCCTCGGTGTGGCCAGGCGGGCACCCCTGCTGGTCCTCGAGCGCACCACCTTCGCCGGCCGTAAGGTCGTCGAACTGTCCTGGTCGGCCTACCGGGCCGACCGTTATCGCCTGCACATGGCCCTGACACCGCGTGGCCCGCGGACCGGATCGGCCTGA
- a CDS encoding LLM class flavin-dependent oxidoreductase, which produces MASLKSAVWIPLFDELADARVVAELAASAEEAGWDGLFVWDHVRWREPVRAVADPWVALTAAAMATETLRLGPMVTPLARRRPAVVGRQTATLDVLSGGRLTLGVGIGSDRFGAEFSRFGDEVDDRKRAELTDESLSILQAAWSGETVRHRTDNYIVDDVEFLPRPAQDGGVPIWIAGFPGKVRPRRRAARYDGFFPVNLTQPDQLAEAVEGVQEFREDRTAPYDVVVALPPGTDPRPFAAEGATWCLTEFDQDNIRRSEVAAVVADGPFSGERQSVAGRHEVTPADI; this is translated from the coding sequence ATGGCGTCTTTGAAGTCTGCTGTCTGGATTCCGTTGTTCGACGAATTGGCCGATGCGCGCGTGGTCGCCGAGTTGGCCGCGAGTGCTGAGGAAGCGGGGTGGGACGGGCTGTTCGTGTGGGACCACGTGCGCTGGCGGGAGCCGGTGCGCGCGGTCGCCGACCCGTGGGTCGCGCTCACCGCCGCCGCGATGGCGACCGAGACCTTGCGGCTCGGGCCGATGGTGACGCCACTGGCGCGGCGGCGACCTGCCGTCGTCGGCCGGCAGACCGCGACCCTCGACGTACTGAGTGGAGGGCGGCTGACCCTCGGCGTCGGCATCGGCAGTGACCGGTTCGGTGCGGAGTTCAGCCGCTTCGGCGACGAGGTCGACGACCGCAAACGCGCCGAACTGACCGATGAGTCCCTCAGCATCCTGCAGGCGGCGTGGTCGGGGGAGACCGTCCGTCATCGCACCGACAACTACATCGTCGACGACGTCGAGTTCCTGCCCAGGCCGGCGCAGGACGGCGGGGTGCCGATCTGGATCGCGGGCTTCCCGGGGAAGGTCCGGCCCCGGCGCCGGGCGGCGCGGTACGACGGGTTCTTCCCGGTCAACCTCACGCAACCGGATCAACTCGCAGAGGCGGTGGAAGGCGTTCAAGAGTTTCGTGAGGACCGCACCGCGCCGTACGACGTGGTGGTCGCGCTGCCGCCGGGCACGGACCCGCGGCCCTTTGCTGCCGAGGGCGCGACCTGGTGTCTGACCGAGTTCGACCAAGACAACATCCGTCGCTCGGAGGTCGCGGCAGTAGTTGCCGACGGCCCCTTCTCCGGAGAGCGCCAGTCGGTTGCGGGCCGGCATGAGGTGACACCTGCGGATATCTAG
- a CDS encoding SIS domain-containing protein, whose product MSTPVPAPATQMAREIAEQPAALAATFDSLLPLRHDVTRLAAGRRNVIFVARGSSDNAGVYGRYLTEIHAGRQASLAAPSVATLYGANLDLSNSLVVAVSQSGATQEIVDTAEWAKRNGAAVVGITNDGDSPLASTADVALITQAGKELAVPATKTYTTQLAAITVAVDALAQKPGTLDADIARVPDAAAKMLEGSVEAAADLLAGAHDVLSSGRGLTFGTTLEVALKLEETCLQPVRGLSYADLKHGPIAVVDADLVTILVAAADGPALPGMTELAAIVREKGSKILGIGGDATFASRCDVNLPGPDLPETLSPLALVIPAQRAIEALARKLGLDPDAPRGLRKVTQTD is encoded by the coding sequence GTGTCAACGCCCGTCCCCGCCCCGGCAACCCAGATGGCCCGCGAGATCGCCGAACAGCCCGCGGCGCTGGCCGCGACCTTCGATTCTCTGCTGCCGTTGCGCCACGACGTCACCCGGCTGGCCGCGGGGCGCCGGAACGTGATCTTCGTGGCCCGCGGATCGTCCGACAACGCGGGCGTCTACGGGCGCTACCTGACCGAGATCCACGCCGGCCGGCAGGCGTCCCTGGCGGCACCGTCGGTCGCCACCCTGTACGGCGCCAACCTCGACCTGTCGAACTCCCTGGTCGTCGCGGTCAGCCAGTCCGGTGCCACCCAGGAGATCGTCGACACGGCCGAGTGGGCCAAGCGCAACGGCGCGGCCGTCGTCGGCATCACCAACGACGGCGACAGCCCGCTGGCCTCGACCGCCGACGTCGCGCTGATCACCCAGGCCGGCAAGGAACTCGCGGTCCCGGCGACCAAGACCTACACCACGCAGCTGGCCGCGATCACTGTCGCCGTCGACGCGCTGGCGCAGAAGCCGGGCACGCTCGACGCCGACATCGCCCGGGTTCCGGACGCAGCCGCGAAGATGCTCGAGGGCTCGGTCGAGGCCGCCGCCGACCTGCTCGCCGGTGCGCACGACGTACTGTCCAGCGGTCGCGGCCTCACCTTCGGTACGACGCTCGAGGTGGCCCTCAAGCTCGAGGAGACCTGCCTGCAGCCGGTCCGCGGACTCTCGTACGCCGACCTCAAGCACGGCCCGATCGCCGTCGTCGACGCGGACCTGGTCACCATCCTCGTCGCGGCCGCCGACGGGCCCGCACTGCCAGGGATGACCGAGCTGGCCGCGATCGTGCGCGAGAAGGGCAGCAAGATCCTCGGTATCGGCGGCGACGCGACCTTCGCCTCCCGCTGCGACGTGAACCTACCCGGCCCGGACCTGCCGGAGACGCTGTCCCCGCTCGCCCTGGTGATCCCCGCCCAACGCGCCATCGAGGCCCTGGCCCGCAAGCTCGGCCTCGACCCCGACGCCCCCCGCGGCCTCCGCAAGGTCACCCAGACCGACTGA